Genomic segment of bacterium:
TCGGCCAGCGGTTTGCCCTGCGGGATATTGACCAGGTTGTAGATGACGAAGAACACGCTCAGGCTCTTGCCGATCACGAGTTTTGTCTTCGATGAGATCTGGACCGGACTGAACAGTTCAGGCGGGATGAGGTTGATCAGCTGCACCGACCCGGCGAGCAGTTCCGCGACCCGCGGCGCGTCCGTGGGAATGGTACGGAAGATCACGTGGCTAATTTTCGGCCTGCCGCCCCAGTAGGTGGAGTTGGCCTCGAGCTCCACACGATCGTCCTTCACCCAACGGACAAAGCGGTACGGTCCTGTTCCTACCGGGTGACGGACGAGCGCATCGGGGCCGTTCTGGGCGAGGTAGCCGGGCGGTACGATCATGCCGTAGTAGCCGAGAAACCGCGGCATGTTGGGCCACGGCCCTTCCGTTGTGATCCGCACCGTCGAGTCGTCCACGACGGTCACCGACTTGATCAGGCGCAGCCCCCCGGCGCCGGGCCAGTGCGTCTTGGGATCCAGCATCCGGTCGAACGAGAACTTGACGGCCTGGGCGTTGAACGGCTCGTCGTCGTGAAACTTCACGCCCTTGCGCAGTTTGAATTCCCACGTGCTGGGGTCCACGGCCCGCCAGGAGAGCGCAAGCCCGGGCTTCAGGTTCAGGTCGGCATCCCGGTATACCAGCGTGTCGTAGACGTTGACCAGAATGTTCATCGACGCGGTGCCGGTAGTCTTGTGCGGGTCTCCGGTATCGAGGTCGGCGCTTTGCGCGACGACCACGGTGTCGCGCGTCTGCGCTTGCGTCGCCACGCCCGAGCCCGCGGC
This window contains:
- a CDS encoding ABC transporter substrate-binding protein, which translates into the protein MRVVRWRKIVAMCVGAALISAAGSGVATQAQTRDTVVVAQSADLDTGDPHKTTGTASMNILVNVYDTLVYRDADLNLKPGLALSWRAVDPSTWEFKLRKGVKFHDDEPFNAQAVKFSFDRMLDPKTHWPGAGGLRLIKSVTVVDDSTVRITTEGPWPNMPRFLGYYGMIVPPGYLAQNGPDALVRHPVGTGPYRFVRWVKDDRVELEANSTYWGGRPKISHVIFRTIPTDAPRVAELLAGSVQLINLIPPELFSPVQISSKTKLVIGKSLSVFFVIYNLVNIPQGKPLADPRVRQALNYAINRQAILTSVMHNVGTPVATFCSEVMEACDTSVPPFGYNPDRARALLREAGYPNGFDFSISGTTGTYPGDRDIVQAIADQLNHVGVRTHVNISEIGVQLRAVLDRKLPEDGWFTRFTDFFGISTIIPLRAFYSPGEWSQWRPGYAPFDQLVEAAQAAPDEAKLRDISKRLQLMYKEQAPAITLFTAPNAYGMSHDLQWTPRPDLLLTMFDASWARH